In Nonomuraea sp. NBC_00507, the following are encoded in one genomic region:
- a CDS encoding phosphotransferase family protein, giving the protein MISRSSAVAAAVAVAAEHGVRVREPVVLTDSFNLRIHMRPAPIVARVPTVTALGRPRPADVLRRELEVVSYLRGVGAPVVPPSDLLPPGPHVRDGVAVSFWTHVEHDPDYAVTPEQAGRALAGLHEAMRRFPGRLPYLGPVLDEPARLLELLGGNVEADVLARLREAHAGLAARLDGDAVQAVHGDAHPGNLLATPHGLLWNDFEETMAAPVAWDLACLLRTTRLDGRAAVRAYGADPDDPGLQAFMAARALQGTLWMLVRALRFPSEAGTARTALEAWLRDPSGATR; this is encoded by the coding sequence GTGATCTCCCGCAGCTCGGCCGTGGCCGCCGCCGTCGCCGTGGCCGCCGAGCACGGTGTGCGGGTGCGGGAGCCCGTGGTGCTCACGGACTCCTTCAACCTGCGGATCCATATGCGACCCGCGCCGATCGTGGCGCGGGTGCCGACGGTCACGGCACTCGGCCGGCCGAGGCCCGCGGACGTGCTGCGGCGCGAACTGGAGGTCGTCTCCTACCTGCGCGGGGTGGGTGCGCCGGTGGTGCCGCCGAGCGACCTGCTGCCGCCGGGGCCGCATGTGCGGGACGGGGTCGCGGTGTCCTTCTGGACCCATGTCGAGCACGACCCGGACTACGCGGTCACGCCGGAGCAGGCAGGGCGCGCCCTGGCCGGGCTCCACGAAGCCATGCGCCGCTTTCCCGGCCGGTTGCCGTACCTCGGGCCGGTGCTCGACGAGCCCGCGCGGCTGCTGGAACTGCTCGGCGGCAACGTCGAGGCGGACGTGCTGGCGCGGCTGCGGGAGGCGCACGCGGGGCTGGCGGCGCGGTTGGACGGCGATGCGGTGCAGGCCGTCCACGGAGACGCGCACCCGGGGAATCTGCTCGCCACCCCCCACGGGCTGCTGTGGAACGACTTCGAGGAGACCATGGCCGCGCCCGTCGCGTGGGATCTGGCGTGCCTGCTCCGCACGACCAGGCTCGACGGGCGAGCGGCCGTGCGGGCTTACGGCGCCGACCCCGACGACCCCGGCTTGCAGGCCTTCATGGCGGCGCGAGCGCTGCAGGGGACGCTGTGGATGCTGGTCAGGGCGCTGCGGTTCCCCTCGGAGGCCGGTACGGCACGCACGGCGCTGGAGGCCTGGCTACGGGACCCGAGCGGCGCCACCCGTTGA
- a CDS encoding SDR family NAD(P)-dependent oxidoreductase: MSDLSGKTALVTGASRGIGRAIALRLAADGARVIVHYARNDDLAKETVVAIERAGGEAYAVRAAFEDGVDALFEGIREDRLDIVVNNAAILAGTLGTVTVERFDQVFAVNVRAPYFIIERSLPLLNDGGRIINISSAVVRIALPDLVYSMTKGALDTLGFSLAPILGARNITVNTVSPGVTETDMNAWLRDDHDGVAERQVTDVTALGRIGRPEDIADAVALLAGEDSRWITGHVLDVTGGYFLGPQGGVVPV, encoded by the coding sequence ATGAGTGATCTGTCAGGAAAGACCGCACTGGTAACCGGGGCCTCGCGCGGAATCGGACGTGCCATCGCCCTACGCCTCGCCGCCGACGGCGCCCGCGTGATCGTCCATTACGCACGCAACGACGACCTCGCCAAGGAGACGGTGGTGGCGATCGAGCGAGCGGGCGGGGAGGCGTACGCGGTGCGGGCCGCCTTCGAGGACGGCGTCGACGCCTTGTTCGAGGGGATCAGGGAAGACCGCCTGGACATCGTGGTGAACAACGCGGCCATCTTGGCCGGGACCCTGGGCACGGTGACGGTGGAGCGTTTCGACCAGGTCTTCGCCGTGAACGTGCGGGCGCCGTACTTCATCATCGAACGCTCCCTGCCGCTGCTGAACGACGGCGGCCGGATCATCAACATCTCCTCGGCCGTCGTCCGCATCGCCCTGCCCGACCTCGTCTACTCCATGACCAAGGGCGCACTCGACACCCTCGGCTTCAGCCTGGCTCCCATCCTCGGCGCCAGGAACATCACCGTGAACACCGTCTCGCCGGGCGTCACGGAGACCGACATGAACGCCTGGCTCCGCGACGACCACGACGGCGTGGCCGAGCGGCAGGTGACCGACGTCACCGCCCTGGGCCGCATCGGCCGCCCTGAGGACATCGCCGACGCGGTGGCCCTGCTCGCTGGGGAGGACTCCCGCTGGATCACCGGCCACGTCCTGGACGTCACCGGCGGCTACTTCCTCGGCCCTCAAGGCGGTGTGGTCCCCGTCTGA